A stretch of Aedes aegypti strain LVP_AGWG chromosome 2, AaegL5.0 Primary Assembly, whole genome shotgun sequence DNA encodes these proteins:
- the LOC110673976 gene encoding uncharacterized protein LOC110673976, whose protein sequence is MKSIPSLLIVAGLVLLCASSLEARSKKRKGYWRNNVHENFEIYHPKGLTVWYPQVRGLVEFGVEVFLNQHASDFSECDVCLNTTNISYGKFIIHDDDAVIRAGDNLRYRFIFQMANGSVYTTQREFHVSANKILRRQEEYPSATTSSVTKEDQSKVGIYEMDIMLLESIIYALVQHCDNMTEMSKNLCLHYESPPNLSSKQLYEYTRNDLQNLFPNISWSTVLVNAFYHNDGIGFEVKTLIDKLRILKLSKNLYPGTISDMDHLDQSTLRGGTEDYNDIMFDDVIDAN, encoded by the exons ATGAAGTCGATTCCAAGCTTGCTGATAGTGGCTGGATTGGTGCTGTTGTGTGCCTCATCTTTGGAGGCCCGGAGCAAAAAACGAAAGGGCTATTGGAGAAATAACGTccatgaaaatttcgaaatctacCACCCGAAAGGATTGACAGTGTGGTACCCTCAAGTGCGAGGATTAGTTGAATTTGGAGTGGAAGTATTCCTCAATCAACATGCATCCGATTTTTCCGAATGTGATGTGTGCCTCAATACGACGAATATCTCTTATGGGAAATTTATTATTCACGACGACGATGCCGTCATTCGAGCAGGAGATAATCTAAGGTATCGGTTTATATTCCAAATGGCAAACGGATCAGTCTACACGACTCAAAGGGAATTCCATGTGTCAG CCAATAAAATTCTTCGTCGGCAAGAGGAATACCCATCCGCAACGACCAGTTCCGTGACAAAAGAAGACCAATCAAAAGTCGGCATATATGAAATGGACATAATGCTTCTGGAAAGCATAATATACGCCCTGGTTCAACACTGCGACAATATGACGGAAATGAGCAAGAACTTATGTTTGCACTACGAATCCCCACCAAATCTTAGTTCGAAGCAGCTGTATGAATATACTCGTAACGATCTGCAGAATTTGtttccaaatatcagctggTCTACGGTGCTTGTGAATGCTTTCTACCACAACGATGGCATCGGATTTGAAGTGAAGACGTTGATTGATAAGCTGAGGATCCTAAAGTTGTCGAAAAACTTATACCCGGGCACAATCAGCGATATGGACCATTTGGACCAATCAACACTCAGAGGAGGTACTGAAGACTATAATGATATCATGTTCGACGATGTCATCGATGCCAATTGA